Proteins encoded by one window of Actinocorallia herbida:
- a CDS encoding gas vesicle protein K, producing the protein MNRPQRSGEEGGAGRRAVQGRRLAHRLETDPEAVQRDLVRLVLTLVELIRQLMERQALRRVDAGDLPEEKVEELGLALMRLEEAMTELEERFHLDRADLNLDLGPLGTLLPPEDRLEHARTEHGEHSRVARAPGQPERAEAPAHRPHERADGGERRRDDHAREHGCDEGQAEEQQKYMDEHRAEDTCD; encoded by the coding sequence GTGAACCGCCCCCAGCGGAGCGGAGAGGAGGGCGGTGCCGGACGCCGTGCGGTACAGGGGCGGAGGCTCGCGCACCGCCTGGAGACCGATCCCGAGGCCGTCCAACGTGATCTGGTCCGCCTCGTCCTCACCCTGGTCGAGCTGATCCGCCAGCTCATGGAGCGGCAGGCGCTGCGCCGGGTCGACGCGGGCGACCTGCCGGAGGAGAAGGTCGAGGAACTCGGCCTGGCCCTGATGCGGCTGGAGGAGGCGATGACCGAACTGGAGGAGCGCTTCCACCTGGACCGCGCCGACCTCAACCTCGATCTCGGCCCGCTCGGCACCCTGCTTCCGCCCGAGGACCGGTTAGAGCACGCCCGCACCGAGCACGGCGAACATTCCCGCGTGGCCCGCGCCCCAGGCCAGCCAGAACGCGCCGAAGCTCCGGCGCACCGCCCACACGAGCGCGCCGACGGCGGCGAGCGCCGACGGGACGACCACGCCCGCGAGCACGGGTGCGACGAAGGGCAGGCCGAAGAACAGCAGAAGTACATGGACGAGCACCGCGCAGAGGACACCTGCGACTAG
- a CDS encoding gas vesicle protein, with translation MTVSRALEPQRDGYVRGEPVALVDLLDRLLAGGVVIAGDVVISIADVDLVHISLRAVIASVRPEIARIAGEPVEDAPP, from the coding sequence ATGACCGTCAGCCGGGCCCTGGAGCCGCAGCGCGACGGCTACGTGCGCGGCGAACCCGTGGCCTTGGTCGATCTGCTCGACCGGCTCTTGGCGGGCGGCGTCGTCATCGCCGGGGACGTCGTGATCTCGATCGCGGACGTGGACCTCGTGCACATCTCTCTGCGCGCGGTGATCGCCTCGGTCCGTCCGGAGATCGCGCGGATCGCCGGGGAGCCGGTGGAGGACGCGCCGCCGTGA
- a CDS encoding GvpL/GvpF family gas vesicle protein, with translation MAEPGGPGPGTPETGWYVYGVGRGLSPDAVTEVRGVGGAPVGLVDEGGITAVVSPVGLAEFGEDPLRRNLESLDWLESTARAHHGVIDALAASAALVPLGLATVYRSAERVRAALRERGPEFAEALDRVGGRTEWGVKVYADPPEHAAPATGSGEAGARPGTSYLRRRQAERHAERDERVAALRAAEEIDAALRDTAVDGRRHRAQDPGLSGERGWMVLNAAYLVDDSGGARFRDSVAAEAARHPRLRVRITGPWAPYSFAVAAREGP, from the coding sequence GTGGCTGAGCCCGGAGGACCGGGGCCCGGCACGCCGGAGACCGGCTGGTACGTCTACGGCGTGGGCCGCGGGCTGTCCCCCGACGCCGTCACCGAGGTGCGGGGCGTCGGCGGCGCACCCGTCGGGCTGGTCGACGAGGGCGGGATCACCGCGGTCGTCAGCCCGGTCGGCCTCGCGGAGTTCGGGGAGGACCCGCTGCGCCGCAACCTGGAGAGCCTGGACTGGCTGGAGTCCACCGCGCGCGCCCACCACGGCGTCATCGACGCGCTCGCCGCGTCCGCCGCCCTGGTCCCCCTGGGCCTCGCCACCGTCTACCGTTCCGCGGAGCGGGTGCGCGCGGCGCTGCGGGAGCGCGGCCCGGAGTTCGCCGAGGCGCTCGACCGGGTCGGCGGCCGGACCGAGTGGGGCGTCAAGGTCTACGCCGACCCGCCCGAGCACGCAGCGCCCGCGACGGGATCCGGGGAGGCGGGAGCGCGCCCCGGCACGTCGTATCTGCGGCGGCGGCAGGCGGAGCGGCACGCCGAACGCGACGAGCGCGTCGCCGCGCTGCGCGCCGCCGAGGAGATCGACGCTGCGCTGCGCGACACGGCGGTGGACGGCAGACGGCACCGCGCCCAGGACCCGGGGCTGTCCGGCGAACGCGGCTGGATGGTACTCAACGCCGCCTACCTCGTGGACGACTCCGGCGGGGCGCGGTTCCGGGACTCGGTCGCCGCCGAGGCGGCGCGCCATCCGCGGCTGCGGGTACGGATCACCGGCCCGTGGGCCCCCTACTCGTTCGCCGTCGCCGCGCGGGAGGGGCCATGA
- a CDS encoding gas vesicle protein, whose translation MSEPVTRSELSAYARPSAPSPYRRGGGEPANLADILERVLDKGIVIAGDIQVNLLDIELLTVKLRLVVASVDRAKEMGIDWWEHDPTLSSGARSSMDEENRRLRDRIAELEADRVAELEAGAESYEEDDYSVEDAEETEEDRRG comes from the coding sequence ATGAGCGAACCCGTGACCCGAAGCGAACTGTCCGCCTACGCACGGCCTTCGGCTCCGTCCCCTTACCGGCGCGGGGGCGGCGAGCCCGCGAACCTCGCCGACATCCTGGAACGGGTGCTGGACAAGGGCATCGTCATCGCCGGGGACATTCAGGTCAACCTGCTGGACATCGAACTGCTCACCGTGAAGCTGCGCCTGGTCGTCGCGTCGGTCGACCGGGCGAAGGAGATGGGCATCGACTGGTGGGAGCACGATCCGACGCTCTCCTCGGGGGCCAGGTCGTCGATGGACGAGGAGAACCGGCGGCTGCGCGACAGGATCGCCGAACTGGAGGCCGACCGGGTCGCCGAACTGGAGGCCGGGGCGGAGTCTTACGAAGAGGACGACTACTCCGTGGAGGACGCGGAGGAGACCGAGGAGGACCGTCGTGGCTGA
- a CDS encoding gas vesicle protein GvpG, whose translation MGLVTGLVTLPLAPVRGVVWLAECLRDEAERQLYDPAEIRRELAEVARAREADELTEAEADALEQALLDRLTGRRPMT comes from the coding sequence ATGGGTCTGGTCACCGGGCTGGTCACCCTCCCGCTCGCCCCGGTGCGCGGCGTCGTCTGGCTCGCCGAGTGCCTCCGCGACGAGGCGGAACGACAGCTCTACGACCCGGCCGAGATCCGCAGGGAACTCGCCGAGGTCGCCCGCGCCCGGGAGGCGGATGAACTCACCGAAGCCGAGGCGGACGCACTGGAGCAGGCGCTCCTGGACCGGCTGACCGGCCGGAGGCCGATGACCTGA
- a CDS encoding GvpL/GvpF family gas vesicle protein, whose amino-acid sequence MEETACYVFGIVPAGTRLPDDLLGLDGEPVRLVERGGVAAIVGGIAPRGPLGARDELLAHEDVVAAAAEAEVILPFRFGAVVTADDAVAQELLAPHHAWFADVLSDLRGRREFVVTGDYREEAVLREIMTERPEVADLRAEIGDLPVEASYGERIQLGEAVVRALDDKRAVDTDTLLAALEPHTVAAALRDPSGEAAAANVAFLVADDDRPSFEDAVDALGERWADRVSLRLLGPLAPYDFVPILEEV is encoded by the coding sequence GTGGAGGAGACCGCCTGCTACGTCTTCGGCATCGTGCCCGCCGGAACGCGGCTGCCCGACGATCTCCTCGGCCTGGACGGCGAGCCCGTACGGCTCGTCGAGCGCGGCGGCGTCGCGGCGATCGTCGGCGGGATCGCCCCGCGCGGTCCGCTGGGCGCCCGGGACGAACTGCTCGCCCATGAGGACGTGGTCGCCGCGGCGGCCGAAGCCGAGGTGATCCTTCCGTTCCGTTTCGGCGCGGTCGTCACGGCGGACGACGCGGTGGCCCAGGAGCTGCTCGCACCCCACCACGCGTGGTTCGCCGACGTCCTGTCGGACCTGCGCGGACGGCGCGAGTTCGTCGTCACGGGCGACTACCGGGAGGAGGCCGTGCTGCGCGAGATCATGACGGAGCGGCCCGAGGTCGCGGACCTGCGCGCGGAGATCGGGGACCTGCCCGTCGAGGCTTCGTACGGCGAGCGCATCCAGCTCGGCGAGGCCGTCGTGCGGGCCTTGGACGACAAGCGCGCCGTCGACACGGACACCCTCCTGGCGGCCTTGGAGCCGCACACGGTGGCCGCGGCGCTGCGCGACCCCTCGGGCGAGGCCGCCGCGGCCAACGTCGCGTTCCTCGTCGCCGACGACGACCGGCCCTCCTTCGAGGACGCCGTGGACGCGCTCGGCGAACGCTGGGCGGACCGGGTCTCGCTGCGGCTGCTCGGCCCCCTGGCCCCCTATGACTTCGTACCGATCCTGGAGGAGGTGTGA
- the gvpJ gene encoding gas vesicle protein GvpJ: protein MTVSSYRGAPSPVERAPGGGLADVVALILDKGLVIDAFVRVSLVGIELITIDARVVVASVDTFLRFAEATNRLNLYEEGKGGEGLPELVQDVTEGGTRKVAQSKAHGVIEAAKEAVSDLAPDDEDDREAEYAEMDEERAPAEAGARRRERRRER from the coding sequence ATGACGGTTTCGTCCTACCGGGGGGCGCCTTCCCCCGTCGAGCGGGCACCGGGCGGCGGCCTCGCCGACGTGGTCGCGCTGATCCTCGACAAGGGCCTGGTCATCGACGCGTTCGTGCGGGTGTCGCTGGTCGGCATCGAACTGATCACCATCGACGCCCGGGTGGTCGTGGCGAGCGTGGACACCTTCCTGCGGTTCGCCGAGGCGACGAACCGGCTGAACCTCTACGAGGAGGGCAAAGGCGGGGAGGGGCTTCCCGAACTCGTCCAGGACGTCACCGAGGGCGGGACGCGCAAGGTCGCGCAGAGCAAGGCGCACGGGGTCATCGAGGCGGCGAAGGAGGCCGTCTCGGACCTGGCGCCGGACGACGAGGACGACCGGGAGGCCGAGTACGCCGAGATGGACGAGGAGCGCGCGCCCGCGGAGGCGGGGGCACGCCGCCGTGAGAGGAGGCGAGAACGATGA
- a CDS encoding SRPBCC family protein → MAEDRHARGERTADAAGRLLTGLADKALRAAADKVSHKIDETAHGLMDKAGREDGGGPGVQAAMSGLGALSDGKGPIRAALSAGMAGLTAKLKGGGGKKKLKLTAIVETIDVGVPVRLAYDQWTRFEDFPTFMKKVEHAEQPEDGEVRWKAQVFWSHREWESTIVEQVPDSHIIWRSKGAKGHADGAVSFTGLGPNLTRICLVMEYHPQGLFERTGNLWRAQGRRARLELKHFARHVMVHALADPDEVEGWRGEIRDGEVVRTGEEAAEEEQERAAREERGERPRRGHEEQHEEHRARPRRAPEEHETAEEHEEHFARPRRATEQEMVEEHEEHKARPRRAPAADEEFAEHERRRRPPDHAEHEPAEEREEREPRRIRRRPPAESARQPARRRPADAEDRSARTKQPTPRTGR, encoded by the coding sequence ATGGCCGAGGACAGGCACGCGCGGGGCGAGCGGACGGCCGACGCGGCCGGACGTCTCCTGACGGGACTCGCGGACAAGGCGCTGAGAGCGGCGGCCGACAAGGTCTCGCACAAGATCGACGAGACGGCGCACGGCCTGATGGACAAGGCGGGCCGGGAGGACGGTGGCGGCCCGGGGGTCCAGGCCGCGATGTCCGGGCTCGGCGCCCTCAGCGACGGCAAGGGGCCGATACGCGCCGCGCTCAGCGCGGGCATGGCGGGCCTCACCGCGAAGCTCAAGGGCGGCGGCGGGAAGAAGAAGCTGAAGCTGACCGCGATCGTCGAGACGATAGATGTGGGCGTGCCCGTCCGGCTCGCCTACGACCAGTGGACGCGGTTCGAGGACTTCCCCACCTTCATGAAGAAGGTCGAGCACGCCGAGCAGCCCGAGGACGGGGAGGTGCGCTGGAAGGCCCAGGTCTTCTGGTCGCACCGCGAGTGGGAGTCCACGATCGTCGAGCAGGTCCCCGACAGCCACATCATCTGGCGCTCCAAGGGGGCCAAGGGCCACGCGGACGGCGCGGTGTCGTTCACCGGCCTCGGCCCGAACCTCACCCGGATCTGCCTGGTCATGGAGTACCACCCGCAGGGCCTCTTCGAGCGCACCGGCAACCTGTGGCGGGCCCAGGGCAGGCGGGCGAGGCTGGAGCTCAAGCACTTCGCGCGGCACGTCATGGTGCACGCCCTGGCGGACCCCGACGAGGTCGAGGGCTGGCGCGGCGAGATCCGCGACGGCGAGGTCGTCCGAACCGGCGAGGAGGCCGCCGAGGAGGAGCAGGAGCGCGCCGCCCGTGAGGAGCGCGGCGAACGCCCGCGGCGCGGGCACGAGGAGCAGCACGAGGAGCACAGGGCGCGCCCGCGGCGGGCGCCCGAGGAGCACGAGACCGCCGAGGAGCACGAGGAGCACTTCGCGCGCCCCCGGCGGGCCACGGAGCAGGAGATGGTCGAAGAGCACGAGGAGCACAAGGCCCGCCCTCGGCGGGCACCCGCCGCGGACGAGGAGTTCGCGGAGCACGAACGGCGTCGGCGCCCGCCCGACCACGCGGAGCACGAACCGGCCGAGGAACGCGAGGAGCGCGAACCGCGCCGGATCCGGCGCAGGCCGCCCGCCGAGTCGGCACGGCAGCCCGCGCGCAGGCGCCCCGCCGACGCCGAGGACCGGTCGGCGCGGACGAAGCAGCCGACGCCCCGGACGGGAAGGTGA
- a CDS encoding MsnO8 family LLM class oxidoreductase gives MFVSVHDTVPVWRGDTNGAALWRSVELAKAVEGFGYRRYWVAEHHATPALATSAPAVLAAQILASTSTLTVGSGAVLLPNHAPYAVAEQFGVLASLHPGRVDLGLGRATGGAPRAAARLGDPRRSAFPAQIAELRAYLAGGDDGLRAVPEPETPPRLWLVGSSASSAVTAGRLGLPYVYAHAIVPGGEDEALAAYRAAFAPSADLAEPYAGVAAIVVAADDDARAHRLARAFVLGQIRMRTTDPDTLLPTEAEAAAHRFTPAEEEFARQRVDPQFIGSPTALAPRLSDLVSRTRPDELFALTQVPDHTARIRSYELLAELNASL, from the coding sequence GTGTTCGTATCGGTGCACGACACGGTCCCGGTGTGGCGGGGCGACACCAATGGCGCGGCCCTGTGGCGCAGCGTCGAGTTGGCCAAGGCCGTCGAAGGGTTCGGCTACCGCAGGTACTGGGTCGCCGAGCACCACGCGACCCCCGCGCTGGCCACGTCGGCCCCTGCCGTCCTGGCCGCGCAGATCCTCGCGTCGACCTCGACGCTGACCGTCGGCTCCGGCGCGGTGCTGCTGCCCAACCACGCGCCCTACGCCGTCGCCGAGCAGTTCGGCGTGCTCGCCTCCCTCCACCCCGGACGGGTCGACCTCGGCCTCGGCAGAGCCACCGGGGGAGCGCCCCGCGCCGCGGCCCGGCTCGGAGATCCCCGCCGCTCCGCCTTTCCCGCGCAGATCGCCGAACTGCGCGCCTACCTCGCCGGCGGAGACGACGGGCTGCGGGCCGTGCCCGAACCGGAGACGCCCCCGCGCCTATGGCTCGTCGGCTCCAGCGCGTCGAGCGCCGTCACCGCCGGAAGGCTCGGACTTCCCTACGTGTACGCGCACGCGATCGTGCCCGGCGGCGAGGACGAGGCGCTCGCCGCCTACCGCGCGGCGTTCGCCCCGTCGGCCGATCTCGCCGAACCCTACGCGGGCGTCGCGGCGATCGTGGTCGCCGCCGATGACGACGCCCGGGCGCACCGGCTGGCCCGCGCCTTCGTCCTCGGCCAGATCCGCATGCGCACCACCGATCCCGACACCCTCCTGCCGACCGAGGCCGAGGCCGCCGCCCACCGCTTCACCCCGGCCGAGGAGGAGTTCGCCCGGCAGCGCGTCGACCCCCAGTTCATCGGCTCGCCCACCGCACTGGCCCCTCGCCTGTCCGACCTGGTCTCCCGCACCCGCCCCGACGAACTGTTCGCCCTCACCCAGGTCCCCGACCACACCGCCCGCATCCGGTCCTACGAACTCCTCGCCGAACTCAACGCGTCCCTCTGA
- a CDS encoding ABC transporter substrate-binding protein produces MRTSRRWRTAAGAAAALALVTGCSGGPKETGTGGGQPRDGGVLTLALEKEPECLDPHQTPTQSGRLLARPILDSLVHQDVQGGLHPWLATAWTVADDGLKYTFTLRDGVTFTDGTTFDAAAVVANLDHVVDPETKSLLAASLISAYAKAEAVDARTVAVTLREPDSGFLAALASPNLGIHSPATLKGAPSDLCAKIVGSGPFRSEGGFVPQQGITYTRNPAYAWAPEDAAYRGPARLDGVEVRIVPDDPARAGALTSGQVDAVTALPPTEVRALKGDAAFQVHSVLYPGANYSYWPNTAEGPLSDVRVRKALRAGVDWDRIVQNVFFGVYSGAEGVLSKTTPGFDPSVGPSYAHDPAAAARLLDEAGWTGRDAQGYRTKDGVRLKLRHLWSEPSVETLAVQVQAAAKDLGIELVEENLDGGTFVERLLAGDYELIDTSFSAPGPDVLRVLFGAANIPTPERGISNNMARYDDADVEADFTLALRATDPAERLEVYQRIQQRITEDAAVLPIYSPQSSLAVRTGVQGVSFSIDGTPDLTAIWLES; encoded by the coding sequence ATGCGGACGAGCAGACGGTGGAGAACGGCGGCGGGCGCCGCGGCGGCACTGGCACTGGTGACGGGCTGCTCCGGTGGCCCGAAGGAGACCGGGACGGGCGGCGGGCAGCCCCGCGACGGAGGCGTGCTCACCCTGGCGCTGGAGAAGGAGCCGGAGTGCCTCGACCCGCACCAGACCCCCACCCAGTCGGGCAGGCTGCTCGCTCGCCCGATCCTGGACTCCCTGGTCCACCAGGACGTCCAGGGCGGCCTGCACCCCTGGCTCGCCACCGCATGGACGGTCGCGGACGACGGGCTGAAGTACACCTTCACCCTCCGCGACGGCGTCACCTTCACCGACGGCACGACGTTCGACGCCGCCGCGGTCGTCGCCAACCTCGACCACGTGGTCGATCCGGAGACGAAGTCCCTCCTGGCCGCGAGCCTCATCAGCGCCTATGCCAAGGCCGAGGCGGTGGATGCCCGGACCGTCGCGGTCACCCTGCGGGAACCCGACTCGGGCTTCCTCGCCGCCCTCGCGTCACCCAACCTCGGCATCCACTCCCCGGCGACGCTCAAGGGCGCCCCGTCGGACCTCTGCGCAAAGATCGTCGGCTCCGGGCCGTTCCGGAGCGAGGGCGGGTTCGTCCCGCAGCAGGGCATCACCTACACCAGGAACCCCGCCTACGCCTGGGCGCCGGAGGACGCCGCGTACCGGGGACCGGCCCGGCTCGACGGCGTCGAGGTCAGGATCGTGCCCGACGACCCGGCCCGCGCGGGCGCCCTCACCAGCGGCCAGGTGGACGCGGTGACGGCGCTGCCGCCGACCGAGGTCCGCGCGCTCAAGGGCGACGCGGCCTTCCAGGTGCACTCGGTGCTGTATCCGGGCGCCAACTACAGCTACTGGCCCAACACCGCCGAGGGACCGCTCAGCGACGTGCGGGTCCGCAAGGCGCTGCGCGCCGGGGTCGACTGGGACCGGATCGTCCAGAACGTCTTCTTCGGCGTCTACAGCGGCGCAGAAGGGGTCCTGTCCAAGACGACGCCCGGCTTCGACCCGTCCGTCGGGCCCTCCTACGCCCATGATCCCGCCGCCGCCGCGCGCCTCCTGGACGAGGCGGGCTGGACCGGCCGCGACGCCCAGGGATACCGGACCAAGGACGGGGTCCGCCTCAAGCTGCGGCACCTGTGGTCGGAGCCTTCGGTCGAGACCCTCGCGGTGCAGGTCCAGGCCGCCGCCAAGGACCTCGGCATCGAACTCGTCGAGGAGAACCTCGACGGCGGCACGTTCGTCGAACGCCTCCTGGCGGGGGACTACGAGCTCATCGACACGAGCTTCTCCGCACCCGGCCCCGACGTCCTGCGGGTGCTGTTCGGCGCGGCGAACATCCCGACGCCCGAGCGCGGCATCAGCAACAACATGGCGAGATACGACGACGCCGACGTCGAAGCCGACTTCACCCTGGCGCTGCGCGCCACCGACCCGGCCGAACGGCTCGAGGTCTACCAGCGGATCCAGCAGCGGATCACCGAGGACGCCGCGGTCCTGCCGATCTACTCGCCGCAGTCGTCCCTCGCGGTCCGGACGGGCGTCCAGGGCGTCTCCTTCTCCATCGACGGCACCCCCGACCTCACCGCGATATGGCTGGAGTCCTGA
- a CDS encoding ABC transporter permease produces MAGVLKTAPAGNGAPAGAAAGIVRPVLLRAGGAAAVLWGAATATFVLLRAMPGGTADVLLARSTVSPEIRARLIADYRLDDGLGTQYLAYLGRLARGDFGDSHVLRRPVTEVLAAQVPHTFALLGTTIAVTIGASLLLAVVSARAGRLVRGAFAAVEALLVAVPPFWLGLVLLTAFSFTLPLFPAVGSSAPSGLVLPTLALAAGPVALVTGVLREGMLRALEEPFVLTARTRGIGETAVHVRHVLRHALLPAAGVLGWVGGTLLGGAVIIEIVFSRQGVGRLVLSSVQNKDLPVVVAVVLLSALVFVLFSVLVDVLTWLADPRTRQEAP; encoded by the coding sequence ATGGCTGGAGTCCTGAAGACCGCCCCGGCGGGGAACGGCGCCCCCGCCGGGGCCGCGGCCGGGATCGTCCGCCCGGTGCTGCTGCGGGCGGGCGGCGCGGCGGCGGTCCTGTGGGGCGCCGCCACCGCGACCTTCGTGCTGCTGCGGGCGATGCCGGGCGGCACCGCCGACGTGCTCCTCGCCCGCTCGACGGTCTCGCCGGAGATCCGGGCCAGGCTCATCGCCGACTACCGGCTCGACGACGGACTCGGCACCCAGTACCTCGCCTACCTGGGGCGGCTCGCCCGCGGCGACTTCGGCGACTCCCACGTGCTGCGCAGGCCCGTCACCGAGGTCCTCGCCGCCCAGGTCCCGCACACCTTCGCGCTGCTCGGCACGACCATCGCGGTCACGATCGGGGCGTCGCTCCTGCTCGCGGTCGTGAGCGCGCGGGCGGGCCGCCTCGTGCGCGGCGCCTTCGCCGCCGTGGAGGCGCTGCTCGTCGCGGTGCCGCCGTTCTGGCTCGGGCTCGTGCTGCTCACCGCGTTCTCCTTCACGCTGCCGCTGTTCCCCGCGGTCGGCTCCTCGGCGCCGAGCGGACTGGTCCTGCCGACGCTCGCGCTCGCCGCGGGGCCCGTCGCGCTCGTCACGGGCGTGCTGCGGGAGGGCATGCTGCGCGCGCTGGAGGAGCCGTTCGTGCTCACCGCGCGGACCCGCGGCATCGGCGAGACCGCCGTGCACGTCCGGCACGTGCTCCGGCACGCCCTGCTGCCCGCGGCCGGGGTGCTCGGCTGGGTCGGCGGCACCCTGCTCGGCGGCGCGGTGATCATCGAGATCGTCTTCTCCCGGCAGGGCGTCGGCAGGCTCGTGCTGTCCTCCGTGCAGAACAAGGACCTGCCGGTCGTCGTCGCCGTCGTGCTGCTGTCGGCGCTGGTGTTCGTGCTGTTCAGCGTGCTCGTCGACGTGCTGACCTGGCTCGCCGACCCGCGCACCAGGCAGGAGGCCCCATGA
- a CDS encoding ABC transporter permease, producing the protein MRAARPGLWLAVGGLVVLAAMAAMPGLFTGADPDAADLSGTFAPPGAGHWLGTDENGRDLWARIVYGARPSLLIGAGSVLLALAAGTAIGVGSAQLGRWADQVLGRALEVLLSVPWLLLVFLVVAAMGPGTFPAMVGLALVCLPGFARVVRAEVLRLRAAPFVEAAHGFGWSRARVTLQHVVPNALGPVLALATVSLGAMIVAGSSLGFVGLGPQPPTAEWGAMLATSRRTLSVAWWPAAFPGIALTLSVLAVTAVGQELQRRVSGRRP; encoded by the coding sequence ATGAGGGCGGCCAGGCCCGGGTTGTGGCTCGCCGTGGGAGGGCTCGTCGTCCTCGCCGCCATGGCCGCGATGCCCGGCCTGTTCACCGGCGCCGACCCCGACGCCGCGGACCTGTCCGGAACCTTCGCGCCGCCGGGCGCGGGCCACTGGCTCGGCACCGACGAGAACGGCCGCGACCTGTGGGCCCGCATCGTCTACGGGGCACGCCCTTCCCTGCTCATCGGCGCCGGGTCGGTCCTCCTCGCGCTGGCCGCCGGGACGGCCATCGGGGTCGGCTCCGCCCAGCTCGGCAGGTGGGCCGACCAGGTGCTCGGCCGTGCGCTCGAGGTACTGCTCTCGGTGCCCTGGCTACTGCTGGTGTTCCTTGTCGTCGCCGCGATGGGCCCGGGCACCTTTCCGGCCATGGTCGGACTCGCCCTGGTCTGTCTGCCCGGCTTCGCCAGGGTCGTGCGGGCGGAGGTGCTCCGGCTGCGCGCGGCCCCCTTCGTCGAGGCGGCGCACGGGTTCGGCTGGAGCCGAGCGCGGGTGACGCTCCAGCATGTGGTGCCGAACGCGCTCGGGCCGGTCCTCGCCCTGGCCACGGTCTCGCTCGGCGCGATGATCGTCGCCGGGTCGTCCCTCGGCTTCGTCGGGCTCGGCCCGCAGCCGCCGACCGCGGAATGGGGCGCGATGCTCGCCACCAGCAGGCGCACCCTGTCCGTCGCCTGGTGGCCCGCCGCGTTCCCCGGCATCGCCCTCACGCTCTCCGTCCTGGCCGTCACCGCGGTCGGGCAGGAACTCCAGCGACGGGTCTCCGGGAGGCGGCCATGA